The stretch of DNA ATCCACTACGGTGACGCCCGCTTGAAGGAGCGTGGCAAACTGGCGCAGGAAGATGACCAGATGCTCCAGCTTGACTTGACGGCCTATCGTAATGTCTTTCGTAAAAATCGTTTCGGCCTGCTGCTGAATTTCCTTCACGCGAATGCCGCTCTTTTGCAGCTTAGTTAACGCTTCTTTCTTCGTATCCGCGGTTATCGTGCCCGACTTCTTGCCTTTCCGGTCTCTGCCCGTATACTTAAACTTAGCCATATCACTGCTCCTTTTCCTTGATGTAAGGAAGAAGAACCTCGCGCGAAAGAATGCCCTTCTCGTATAGTTCCTTCATGTGATCGGTCATCAGCTGCATTCCCTGCGCCCGGGAGGTTTGCATAATGTTAACGATTTGATGCACCTTTTCCGAACGGATTAAATTGGCGACGGCCGGATTGTTCATCAGCACTTCCACCGCTGCCCGCCGGCCCTTCTTATCCGCCGTCGGAAGCAGCCGCTGAGAAATGACGGCCCCAAGCACGGTCGCCAGCTGAATTCTGACCTGCGGCTGCTGCTCTGCTGGGAAAACATCAATAATCCGCTCAATAGTCGCCGGAGCGCTGGAGGTATGTAAGGTCGCCAGCACCAAGTGGCCGGTCTCTGCAGCTGTAATCGCCGTTTGTATTGTTTCCAAATCCCTCATCTCACCGACTAATATGATATCGGGGTCTTGACGAAGGGACGCCCGCAAGCCTTTGGCAAATGTTCTCGTATCGTGGCCGACTTCCCGCTGATCAATTAGGCATTTGCCATGACGGTGCAAG from Bacillus xiapuensis encodes:
- a CDS encoding type IV pilus twitching motility protein PilT; this translates as MKEKIEFLLRSAFDLQASDIHLTVGSPPVFRIHGDLKRYGKEALSPQDTESMAKALIPGHLWETFKEQGELDFSYGIPKVSRFRVNAFYQRNCISLAIRVIPTKIPSLEDLALPASLKAIAEKPQGLVLVTGPTGSGKSTTLASMIDYLNKETSKHIITLEDPIEYLHRHGKCLIDQREVGHDTRTFAKGLRASLRQDPDIILVGEMRDLETIQTAITAAETGHLVLATLHTSSAPATIERIIDVFPAEQQPQVRIQLATVLGAVISQRLLPTADKKGRRAAVEVLMNNPAVANLIRSEKVHQIVNIMQTSRAQGMQLMTDHMKELYEKGILSREVLLPYIKEKEQ